A single Pedobacter sp. PACM 27299 DNA region contains:
- a CDS encoding VOC family protein, producing the protein METSKQLLKKIDEETNVLTWFEIPVSDIERAKIFYETILDIEMIKKTDGNDESVFFPYNPNVIQATSGRVTGVLSKSEGNSPSLQGTLIYINASPSIQTVLDKVEQAGGKIIAPKMQIPPGFIAIIMDTERNRIGLHAEK; encoded by the coding sequence ATGGAGACAAGCAAACAACTATTAAAAAAAATTGACGAAGAAACCAACGTACTGACATGGTTTGAAATTCCTGTATCCGACATTGAAAGGGCAAAAATTTTCTACGAAACCATTTTAGATATTGAAATGATTAAGAAAACAGATGGAAATGATGAAAGTGTTTTCTTTCCGTATAATCCAAATGTAATCCAAGCAACCTCAGGGAGGGTTACTGGTGTATTGTCGAAATCAGAAGGAAATAGCCCGTCATTACAAGGCACATTAATTTATATCAATGCAAGCCCAAGTATACAAACAGTTCTTGACAAAGTAGAGCAGGCAGGAGGAAAGATTATTGCACCTAAAATGCAAATTCCGCCAGGATTTATTGCCATAATTATGGACACCGAACGAAACAGAATTGGATTACACGCTGAAAAATAA
- a CDS encoding Crp/Fnr family transcriptional regulator, producing the protein MNNLLKYIHSITEFSEESWELLQPALSKKQFKKNDFLLHEGQICNSLFYIDLGYCKSYYEIDGAKKNTAFFFENDIATNINSFGSGEKSEFNIIACEPLTVVIFDKQKLFKAAKQTNEIEALGRNCIRLFASKQEEFSTLFKLYSAQERLKYLEVNHPDILQRVSLSQLASFLGVARETLSRIRKRRTLV; encoded by the coding sequence ATGAACAATCTTTTAAAATATATTCACTCAATAACTGAATTTTCTGAGGAAAGTTGGGAATTGCTACAACCTGCGTTATCAAAAAAACAGTTTAAGAAGAATGATTTTTTACTACATGAAGGACAGATTTGCAATTCTTTATTTTATATTGACTTAGGCTACTGTAAGAGTTATTATGAAATTGACGGAGCAAAAAAAAACACAGCGTTCTTCTTTGAAAATGACATCGCAACAAACATCAACAGCTTTGGTAGCGGAGAAAAATCAGAATTTAACATCATCGCTTGCGAACCATTAACAGTCGTAATTTTTGACAAACAGAAATTATTTAAAGCTGCCAAACAAACAAATGAAATAGAAGCTTTAGGACGCAATTGCATACGTCTATTCGCATCGAAACAAGAAGAATTTTCAACCTTATTCAAACTTTATTCAGCTCAGGAACGTTTAAAGTACTTAGAAGTCAACCATCCTGACATCTTACAAAGAGTTTCACTTTCACAATTGGCATCATTTCTTGGCGTAGCAAGGGAAACATTAAGCAGGATACGAAAACGAAGAACTCTTGTATAA
- a CDS encoding ISAon1 family transposase N-terminal region protein has product MPSASTTLLRLFLPEFIIENFEFTNAIEDPDTFHIQLEELNQLPTEWGSLKVQSKGFFPQIVVQDFPIRGHKVFYHIKRRRWINLESGKVIYRDWTLVEKGTRMTGDFAAFLKEINRYSPE; this is encoded by the coding sequence ATGCCTTCTGCGAGCACCACTTTACTTCGTCTGTTTTTACCGGAATTTATCATAGAGAATTTTGAATTTACCAATGCCATTGAAGACCCTGACACTTTTCATATTCAGTTGGAAGAACTCAATCAACTGCCTACAGAATGGGGCTCGCTCAAGGTGCAGTCAAAAGGTTTTTTCCCGCAGATCGTGGTTCAGGATTTCCCCATTCGTGGACATAAGGTCTTCTATCATATCAAACGCCGGCGCTGGATCAATTTGGAAAGCGGCAAAGTGATCTACCGGGATTGGACTTTAGTTGAGAAAGGAACGCGAATGACAGGAGATTTCGCGGCTTTTTTAAAAGAAATCAATCGATACAGCCCCGAGTAG